A segment of the Candida albicans SC5314 chromosome 2, complete sequence genome:
GGAAAACTGATTATTCATGGAGATTTTTAGCTGATCCAATTAcatcattatttattacattaataattcttaATTCAGCATTACCTTTAGTACGTAAAGCCCTGAGAATTTTATTACAAAGTGCACCCCCttatattgattcaaatttaattgttaatcaaattaaacaattacctttgattaaaaatattcatGATTTTCATGTATGGAATTTAAATGAAGATATATTGATTGCTAGTTTAcatattgaattaaatcCAAATTGTGAAGTTAATTTGCCATTGCCGTTACCTTCTAATGgtggtgataataataataataatactaaaaaTGGTTCCAATGGGGATTCACTGATTGATGAAGAACAAGACCAAGACcaagaattagaattagaaGAAGCTCCTTCACAAATTGATAggaaattatttttagcAGCTGTTGGTCAAGTTAGAGAAGTTTTACATATTTATGGTATTAATTCAGTTACTATACAACCTGAATTTCTGAATAGTAAAAAAGTGTGTCGTCTGattttctaaaaaaaaaaaaaaatagaattaaaCATTGAACCATATatgaatatatatttgtatgttaattataatttatattggAATATTATTCATGTAATTATAGCAAATATTATATGTTTATTTGATTAGTAGATCTCCACTCCAGtaataacaatattattaaatgaatattAACCGTATTAACCATATTAACCGTATTGACCGTATTGACCATCTTATGCCTTGTTAACTGGAGGAGGATTGACTTCATTAGCAggtttatcaatatttggtCTTGTTGGTTCTTGATCGTTGTTATTTCCAGGATTACCAGGGTTACCACTATtagaattggaattggaattggaattatttgaaggggatgttgtttttgttggacgtaatataaatatcattaataaaGCAAACACACAAAGacttaaaaaaaatataattttacattttgttgatcttttttgataatgatgagctttaattaattctttatcAGCTTGTTTTAAATCTTGTACGGTATTGACTAgattataatcaattcGATCTAATATTGTACCTTGTTCTATCACCATTGATTCcatttctttaaaaattgtcagaatttcaattattccATGAgctaattttgaaatttctctttctcgttgttgtaaatattgaatattattattacctTGTTGATGTTGGAGTTGGAGTTGGACTTgtacttgttgttgttgttgttgctgttgttgattggtaaaatttgttgttgttgttgttgttgttgttgttgttgttcttggtGTTGTCGATTTTGAATCATTTCCTTCATTCAATAATGTAGCTTGTTCATCATTCATATTCAAtatatcttcttcttcttcttctttttcttcttcatcatttttcaaaaatttcatataattattttgtaaattccggaaaatcaatgatttatCTTGAATTTTCACAgcataattttttttaaaattaattaaaatttctaaatcttgttgattataattcaattttaatcGTTGATGATTATTCAgtaaatattcaaattttttaattaatacataacatttttcaaatttaattaatatttgataatttatttcttcaatttgtttttctaattttaatttatttaatttatttataattattaattttttatacatggaatttaattcttcaatatctttattaattatatttaaatatgaatccaattctttggcaatatcaaatatattAGGAATCATTGGttttaattcaatattatctTCATAATCGTCGTTGTCAAGGTCATTAACTCCTTGTTTtagatttgatttattctTACTTTTCCTATTAGATTGATTTCCTGTTGTTGACGATAGTATTAGTccttcattttcttcttcattatttaaatcacTGAATCGGGTTCGCCTAGTGGGGAATGAATCACGAGGAATTGTTCGACGAtatgataaaaataaattagttCTATCTCTAAACATTATTGGatagtatatatatatatatatgtgaTTAGTTGTTTTAAATGAACAAAAGTGTATGTTAAATAGAGTGGCCcaagttgaaattgaatttttcttgttgttgttgttggttggtGTCTTTTAACTTttctatattttttttgttggtcGTGTATTTTTGTCGATCAATTAAGCACactgattgattgattgattgattgtggtgttgttgttgtgttgttgttgttgtgttgAGTATACACGTACGCACAGTAATTCCACCTCTTTGAtctttcaatcaatttagcAAGTCCCAGAAGAATGCTTTCTGTTATTCGTACATATTAAGTAAAGCCAAATATATAGTCAGGATATTAATTTTGGAGTTTTTTGGTGGTCCTAACAGAAAAGTTAAAATTGGACAAAATAATAAGCTGGTTTGGGGAAGTTAACCCAATTAAACGGAACCTAATACTCATTATCCAAGTCATTAGATGTTATTCATTCATAGCTATATAATAAAGAGGGAATTGTTTATCCGAAAAGACATTGTTCGGTTTCTTTCTGTTCCTTTTTGTTGTGTTGTGTTGGGTTGTTGTGTTGCATTCTATTTTGTGTATTCACTGTTTTCTCttcctttgttttttttttttgcaatcataaatatattttggCAACTAACGAAAACTTCTTAAGGTTTTCCAatctattttcaattccaaaCAAAATggttttgaaatatatCAAGTTTATAGACAGTTATATATATGCATATGTCAAGTTTGTACTTTAAATCAATCCTCTTTtgttaaaatttttatctTATTACAATAAAATacaattttgttgttgttgttgttgcatGGTATCATGTTAGAATGTTTGTCttacaattattaatcCAATCGgcaaaaatattgaaaaaaaagaaacaccATGCAAGAAAGGTTTTCCATTATATTCCAATTGACGAGAAGACGAAacatgatgatgatgatgaagatcaGCAATAACTGTCAAGGGGTAAAGTTTTTAATAATTAGTTAAGTTATAATGCTTTTTGACAGAGTCACTACAATTAAAATCCCACTAATAGATTGAAATGATAATGCCATATATGtatttaatttgataaCTATATAAATGTGATTTTGATAgccaaaaataaaaaaaaaataaatgattgaGTAATGagggttttttttgttgattcatAAGTAGTTCGTAATGTACTATGGTATCATTACAACCCCCCCCTCTGTTGttgatgcaaaaaaaaaaaatgtccATATTATAAGaataatgaattggattgaacaaaattgacgatattgaaaacaatttttttaaaaaaaaatgaactGATGAACTGaccaattattgaataatggtttattataataataccctttctttcttttagGAGTATATGTAGGATTATTGTATTCTGGCAACTATAGGACAATACCCCGTTCCTTAGTATATTTCAACAGGgaatttgatatttgattattagTTATCTAGTAGACTGGCCCTTCACTTTTCACTTctcaatatatttttatgaatgaattttttggaACTTCTGAATTTATCTTTATGACTTTTCTTACGACGTATAATACCCCATTTTTTAAACGATGATAAATTGGACATTGTTGAAACAATACTTTTCGTATCATCAAAatcgtcatcatcttcttcttcttcataaACAACTTTGGatttattcttttgttgtttcttaCCAACAATCTCTCTCTCATGTAAGCTTTGGCCATTATCgtattcatcatcatcatcatcattatcaggAGAAATTGCAAATGAATTAAGATAATCATATGAACTATCGAAAAAACCACTATTTGCATCACCATTGTCAACAGTATTATTAGTGTATATGGAATTAGTAATGGTTGCATCTTCAGCATATTCCACGTCTTCTGGTGTACTCTGTACTGGTTGGGATTGTTCATCAATATCTGATGGTAACGATGgttgaatttcaattaattgagGTGGTTTAATAATCTCTTCTAAAATAATTGCTTCAGCCGTTGTAGCtgctgatgttgatgtGTTGTCAGTATTTAATGAAAGCATAGAATATGAAAGTTCTGAATATATCGATGCATTACTATGGGTAGTTGTAGGGGTAGCAGTAAGGTTGATGTTAAGggtgttgttgctgttggtggtggtagtatCAACAAATGATATATCATTGctataatataatatggCACTAAGTAAAATACTAAGAAATCGAGAAAATATCCGTTTACTTTTCCCCACTAATAAATTTGTAAAATCTTCTATAGCTTCCATAAGACTATTACCAAGTGtcaaatattgtttataatatattttataaattcttTGATTTCGTTTCAGAAGTTGTACAAGTTCATTTTCAGGAAATTCTTTACCAAATTCTAAATGATGTATTAATGATGTCGCAActtcaataaattcttcTACTTGATAATCACTAATGGTGTTAGCAATGTCTTGTTGAGTTATGATTAGCGATGTAAATTTATCTCTTTTAGGACTAACAACACCATTGGTGGTAACTGTACCAGTACTATTAATAGCAGCTGAGACTGTATAATAAAAATCCTTAAGATTAAGAGGGTTATTTAAATCAAGCGACCTCcatattgatttaattattgatatttcaTATTGAGAAAACACGAAATCTGGTTTGACCTCAACAAATGACAGCATATTGGAATTGTTGTTAGAATAGTAGTTATTAActtttaaagaaaaaaaaaaacggaaaaattgataaattgaaaccCAAAAAACCCAAAGGGAAGATATAAGACAATTTATAGTAAATTAACCCAAGGTACTCCCccaccaagaaattgaaaaaataaaaaagcaaaagatAAACACTAGTCAATGTTTcgagaagaagaatttaatttaaaaacTTACCTTGGAAGAAAACTGTTCTTAAACATCATAGTCAAAAGGGATCAGCGATTcttcatttaaaaaaaactatttgGATGATTaagggaaaaaaagaaaaggagaTTCCAcaaagatgatgataaagtctctgataaaataaaaatagtaATTAAAACACAATACTCACAACAAAATGCTTGGATTTCAAACCAGAATTCAATGCTGTTTTGTGGTAGTTGTACTTATAATGTTGGTTAGTCCATCCAttggtttggtttggtttggtttggttATTGTGTTCATGGTGTGCATGGTGTGTTGAAAgtttagatttttttatttttctgttttaagataaatttaatttaattcaattcgattcaattcaattctgtTTTGTTTCTAATCTGAATTTCATGTAAATTGagtaaaaattaaaagcCCAACCCGATTGGCAATGATGACTATTGCAGATTCAATTTgcctttctttttttttttggaattgacATGACTTTTTACTATCAACCGATATTACAACtttcttgtaaattattGGTAGGTAGGTATTCCTAACAAGATCAGCAAGTAATATTTGCTCATAAGTGGTAAATGAATGCATATCCCTGTCACAGGGGTGGCATGAATCCAGGGACCCATTGAAATTCTCctttcaaattttaaagaatgaaaaacaCGCAACAATTAACGAACAATACTAAAATCACAAAACCACAAAGCTCATTGAACAACTGACCCAAGATAATATTGTTTAAGACAATTCTTTGTACGTAAAAACAACCATTGGTCAGTTTTTCAGTTGTTCAATATATTATATCGATCCTTGTTTGGTTGTATTTACCACCAGCATCTCCACCAGCATCTCCACCTCCACCTCCACCTCCACCTCCCACCCACTTCGTCTAGTTTTactgttttatttttgtggTACTAggccttttttttttatttcccCAGCTTTTATTCACTACTGGTAATAAGTATACCAAAACTTCAGCTTGTGAAGACTAGAGAATAAAGGTTACGGTAGGAAATACTAACAGCTACAATACATATATTATATTCTCATTTTACTTGTCGAATCGAATCGAATCGAATCGAATCAGAGCtcattttcaataccaAGAATTTATCcgaaattgaaaacatacacacacacacacacacacgTCATATGTTCTATTGTTTCACTTTAACGCTGAATACAAATTACAAACCATTAGGTtgtggtgatggtggtaTACTataaaaaacaacaaagaaatagCCGGAAAAACTGTTAATGATGATCATCTTTGAACGTATAATTCGCTTAATACGTAACCGTAAACGTAAATGTAAATGTAAAtgtaaattgattataatgtATGAGcattttgaagaaaaactTGCTCCGTGTACGCATGAGCgtgtatatatatttgcTCCTCCACAATAGTGAATCTgcaaattgttttaatattattatcattattattattatttcgCAGTATCTCTCTAACTTCTTTTGGCTCTTGTTTTAAGattgtttgtttgaatCAGTTAAATTTATAAAGTCAATCTTTGGAATTTTGAGATTgtccaccaccacctacgagttattttatttaccgtatttgaaatttttccGTAATGTGATTGTTAAAcgtaattttttatttcttggaACAAtttgtagttgtagtaATACAACCAATAAGGAAAAACCAGCGAGTATAAACAAGGAATTAATTTAGCCAAGCCTAAAGTAAAGGTAATTCTTGGCTATTGGCTCTACTTAAATGTGGAGATTGCTGATTCGATTAAAAATGGTTTCAACAATTACTAAGCGTGAGGAAAGTTCAATAATGACAGGACGAAAGACCAAAAagttttgtaaattttcttggttttTGCTTAACAAGCGGGATGTCATTAACGATAACGATAACTACTATTACAACTATTAGTACAACTATTAGTTGGCTAAgtattaatttaattttaactctaaataaataaaattattgcACATGTTTAAAAGAGGCTAATGTTATTCAGCCCTTTTTTAGTAAAACTTTTAAACTTATAgtaaatttatttcattttgataCACCTGATTATATTCTGTCATTACCAACCAACTACCGAGATAATTGTATTCggaaaaatttcttttttttgtatatgACATCAACAAACAATGCTTTGCTCAACGACTTCCAAAAATAGATCATCAACGGtaaaatgaaacaattattattgttgttgttgttttgtatATTTTGCTATTATTTAACtgttgataattataaaacaagaaaatattaaaatgGTTGCGAACCCTTTACATACttacacacacacaattACTCTTGGGTAAAATTTACACAAATGagaaattttcatttctatttctaGAATAGTATTGTATTAGTCTTAGTCTTAGTCTTAGTCttagtattagtattagtTTAAAGATAAAATTCTTGTTAAGCATAGAACTAagccattttttttttaaaacaatCTATGGAATTATAATTTCTATACTGGGGAATAGAATGTTAAGAATTTAGTCTATTACACATGTTCAAATACAGATCCACTCTATTTCTTCtgttttccaaaaaaaaaaggaaaaagcAAAGTAAAGCCTACAATAATCTTAACTAAAAATATACTCTAACATTCTCCTATATACGTATATCTATCAGCTTCTGCCGTAAACTTGTTATTTCTGCTCAATTGCTTATTATTTGTTACCTGGTAATAATGTTTTCAGATGGTTGCTTTCGTAGTTTATGCATTAAAATCatatgatttgatttggtttggttACTTGGATATCTTATTTAAATgttgaattctttttttattgacTCGTTTCGTTTCGACTTCTTTGAgttcttcaaatttttccGTAATCTTCTTTATTTAGTTGCTCAACAATACAAACGGCTCCAACGAACgtaaagaagaaaatgaaaataaaaaaaaaaaaaagaaagccTCCTCCCATTAAATTTACCAATTTAATTGtcttgttttctttttttatttatttattttgtgGCAATTAGTAAATGTGTTGGAGTCGCTTTCattttccattttcaaaatgaGAGTGAGTAGTTTAAACGGAGGGTTTAGTAATTATGCGGGGGGCAAAGATTCAATGCCAATTTTGACGGATTATTTGAGAGtattattttgtaatttgtAATTTGTTCTAGACCATCCATCAAATGGACAAGGAAAAGTATATAACCTGTCAAAAATTGATAGGTTCTTGGCGTAACTAATACAGATACGATGAGACAAGGATAGAACAGTAATCGATCTTAATTGGCTACAACCAATAGTAGTATCACTATTTTAATTCCTACTAAAAATAGACTTCTCATAACGTAATAATCCtctttgttcaatttgaccaattcttttaattctaTCTCTATCCAAccaaataattaataatatggTAGCACAACAACATACAAAATCAACCACcattgatgattatgaaacTTTTTTTATACTACTAGTagattatatatattaattaacCGATATTTGAAACTATAAACAAacgaaaatgaaaattgaaaaattgtaaCGAAGAATAagtataatataaatataaaatatgaatattaatggtaataaatataatgtAAAAACcgaaaaaattttgtcaatacaacaaaataaCGTAACGTAACGTAAacgaaatcaaaaaaacaaggaTAAGTGATgctaacaacaacaacatctcAATCATATTAATatatcataataataataataataataccaaacaacaatattacaaggaaaccaacaacagaagaacaaaaatccatattataaatacaaaccatcatcaataagcaaacaaataaataaatacatCACATCACATCACATCATATCATATCATATCAGGAGTGTTAAGCAACAAgggaagaaagaaattagGAATGAAATAACACATATTGAACTTCAGATAAACCAATTATAGGAAGAAGGAAAGGGAACTTCATATAGAAGAATTGATGTCTTGgtagaaaaataaaataaaaataaaattaatatttaataGATTTATATTTCTCTCCAAATAACAATCATATaaagtaagtaagtaagtaagtaagtaaaGATAGAAGAGATAacca
Coding sequences within it:
- the TLG2 gene encoding Tlg2p (Putative syntaxin-like t-SNARE; macrophage/pseudohyphal-repressed) codes for the protein MFRDRTNLFLSYRRTIPRDSFPTRRTRFSDLNNEEENEGLILSSTTGNQSNRKSKNKSNLKQGVNDLDNDDYEDNIELKPMIPNIFDIAKELDSYLNIINKDIEELNSMYKKLIIINKLNKLKLEKQIEEINYQILIKFEKCYVLIKKFEYLSNNHQRLKLNYNQQDLEILINFKKNYAVKIQDKSLIFRNLQNNYMKFLKNDEEEKEEEEEDILNMNDEQATLLNEGNDSKSTTPRTTTTTTTTTTTNFTNQQQQQQQQQVQVQLQLQHQQGNNNIQYLQQREREISKLAHGIIEISTIFKEMESMVIEQGTILDRIDYNLVNTVQDLKQADKELIKAHHYQKRSTKCKIIFFLSLCVFALLMIFILRPTKTTSPSNNSNSNSNSNSGNPGNPGNNNDQEPTRPNIDKPANEVNPPPVNKA
- a CDS encoding uncharacterized protein (Protein of unknown function; F-12/CO2 early biofilm induced), whose product is MSSFVEVKPDFVFSQYEISIIKSIWRSLDLNNPLNLKDFYYTVSAAINSTGTVTTNGVVSPKRDKFTSLIITQQDIANTISDYQVEEFIEVATSLIHHLEFGKEFPENELVQLSKRNQRIYKIYYKQYLTLGNSLMEAIEDFTNLLVGKSKRIFSRFLSILLSAILYYSNDISFVDTTTTNSNNTLNINLTATPTTTHSNASIYSELSYSMLSLNTDNTSTSAATTAEAIILEEIIKPPQLIEIQPSLPSDIDEQSQPVQSTPEDVEYAEDATITNSIYTNNTVDNGDANSGFFDSSYDYLNSFAISPDNDDDDDEYDNGQSLHEREIVGKKQQKNKSKVVYEEEEDDDDFDDTKSIVSTMSNLSSFKKWGIIRRKKSHKDKFRSSKKFIHKNILRSEK